Proteins encoded by one window of Epinephelus moara isolate mb chromosome 18, YSFRI_EMoa_1.0, whole genome shotgun sequence:
- the nfatc2ip gene encoding NFATC2-interacting protein isoform X2, whose product MAEEEVSDSEQQAVKPPPKRRRILDPSAIVSVPVYSNKVNSSLQLKPAAAVFTEEEKSEDAADDSLLSMFSSREPTAAVIALSDSEEDEVEHVENRSQQMTKKKEPAVIRCPSPPPPESPVKKQSRQVKQKISEIDKKLRAVNSLLSPEPQHRRSRGRSSPGEQDDDVIIMNPNSGLQDSLYSSSVREIPLKIRCRTDIHKIPVLSSTPLSDVVTQLSVILNVPPPRLLLLREAVELPTDSTVGKLGLGIADIIECVVMAAEDQSEADSSSNNITVRLQSKDRDSSQEFSLCRDAPLGSIFTQYLSRMSINAQSKVRFHFDGCKVKHSQTPAQLDMEDGDIIEVWI is encoded by the exons GTGTCTGACAGTGAGCAGCAGGCTGTGAAGCCGCCTCCCAAACGACGACGCATCCTCGACCCCTCAGCTATCGTCTCGGTGCCTGTTTACTCCAACAAG GTAAACAGCAGTCTGCAGCTGAAGCCAGCGGCAGCTGTGTTcacagaagaggaaaagtcag AGGATGCTGCAGACGACAGTTTGTTGTCAATGTTTTCATCTCGAGAACCAACAGCAGCCGTCATCGCCCTCAGTGACTCTGAGGAGGACGAAGTAGAACATGTGGAGAACAGATCACaacaaatgacaaagaaaaaagaacc AGCAGTCATTCGCTGCCCATCTCCCCCTCCACCAGAGAGTCCAGTTAAGAAACAGTCCAGACAGGTCAAACAAAAGATCAG CGAGATCGACAAAAAGCTCCGGGCAGTGAACTCCCTCCTGTCTCCTGAACCTCAGCACCGGAGGTCCAGAGGTCGCTCGTCCCCAGGAGAGCAAGacgatgatgtcatcatcatgAACCCTAACTCTGGGCTTCAGGATTCTCTGTACAGCTCGTCAGTCCGGGAGATCCCCCTCAAGATCCGCTGTCGAACGGACATTCACAAGATCCCAGTCCTGTCT tCGACACCTCTGAGTGATGTGGTGACCCAGCTGTCCGTCATCCTTAACGTTCCTCCTCCTCGCCTCCTGCTGTTGAGGGAGGCAGTGGAGCTTCCAACAGACTCCACCGTTGGCAAGCTCGGCCTCGGCATTGCTGACATCATAG AGTGTGTCGTCATGGCAGCAGAGGATCAAAGtgaagcagacagcagcagcaacaacatcaCCGTGAGGCTGCAGAGCAAAGACAGAGACTCTTCACAGGAGTTCTCTCTATGCAGA gacgCACCACTAGGCTCTATCTTCACCCagtacctgtccaggatgtcGATAAACGCTCAGAGTAAGGTACGCTTCCACTTCGATGGCTGCAAAGTGAAACACAGCCAGACGCCGGCTCAGCTCGACATGGAGGACGGAGACATCATCGAAGTTTGGATTTAG
- the nfatc2ip gene encoding NFATC2-interacting protein isoform X1 — translation MQSNTTMELNPTFIMVPVFVDTEMMEKVSDSEQQAVKPPPKRRRILDPSAIVSVPVYSNKVNSSLQLKPAAAVFTEEEKSEDAADDSLLSMFSSREPTAAVIALSDSEEDEVEHVENRSQQMTKKKEPAVIRCPSPPPPESPVKKQSRQVKQKISEIDKKLRAVNSLLSPEPQHRRSRGRSSPGEQDDDVIIMNPNSGLQDSLYSSSVREIPLKIRCRTDIHKIPVLSSTPLSDVVTQLSVILNVPPPRLLLLREAVELPTDSTVGKLGLGIADIIECVVMAAEDQSEADSSSNNITVRLQSKDRDSSQEFSLCRDAPLGSIFTQYLSRMSINAQSKVRFHFDGCKVKHSQTPAQLDMEDGDIIEVWI, via the exons GTGTCTGACAGTGAGCAGCAGGCTGTGAAGCCGCCTCCCAAACGACGACGCATCCTCGACCCCTCAGCTATCGTCTCGGTGCCTGTTTACTCCAACAAG GTAAACAGCAGTCTGCAGCTGAAGCCAGCGGCAGCTGTGTTcacagaagaggaaaagtcag AGGATGCTGCAGACGACAGTTTGTTGTCAATGTTTTCATCTCGAGAACCAACAGCAGCCGTCATCGCCCTCAGTGACTCTGAGGAGGACGAAGTAGAACATGTGGAGAACAGATCACaacaaatgacaaagaaaaaagaacc AGCAGTCATTCGCTGCCCATCTCCCCCTCCACCAGAGAGTCCAGTTAAGAAACAGTCCAGACAGGTCAAACAAAAGATCAG CGAGATCGACAAAAAGCTCCGGGCAGTGAACTCCCTCCTGTCTCCTGAACCTCAGCACCGGAGGTCCAGAGGTCGCTCGTCCCCAGGAGAGCAAGacgatgatgtcatcatcatgAACCCTAACTCTGGGCTTCAGGATTCTCTGTACAGCTCGTCAGTCCGGGAGATCCCCCTCAAGATCCGCTGTCGAACGGACATTCACAAGATCCCAGTCCTGTCT tCGACACCTCTGAGTGATGTGGTGACCCAGCTGTCCGTCATCCTTAACGTTCCTCCTCCTCGCCTCCTGCTGTTGAGGGAGGCAGTGGAGCTTCCAACAGACTCCACCGTTGGCAAGCTCGGCCTCGGCATTGCTGACATCATAG AGTGTGTCGTCATGGCAGCAGAGGATCAAAGtgaagcagacagcagcagcaacaacatcaCCGTGAGGCTGCAGAGCAAAGACAGAGACTCTTCACAGGAGTTCTCTCTATGCAGA gacgCACCACTAGGCTCTATCTTCACCCagtacctgtccaggatgtcGATAAACGCTCAGAGTAAGGTACGCTTCCACTTCGATGGCTGCAAAGTGAAACACAGCCAGACGCCGGCTCAGCTCGACATGGAGGACGGAGACATCATCGAAGTTTGGATTTAG